A DNA window from Parabacteroides johnsonii DSM 18315 contains the following coding sequences:
- a CDS encoding NAD(P)/FAD-dependent oxidoreductase has translation MMKHELEDQLKAFEKKGIDRRHFFKLMAMAGLLTAASTQKAKAFSSKAKGKIVIIGGGAAGISMAARLKSWLDKPDITLIDPSDRQFYQPGFTLIASGVYQPDDVWRKQEDCMPSDIKWIKDSVAAVDPVWNQVTTKNNGKIAYDFLVLTPGIQINWEKVEGITQATLGQGNAHSIYDFEGAQKTWKAIQEFSKTGGRGIYTDTYTKHKCGGAPKKICLLTEHYTRKQGTRETVDLNFYTASKELYDVPFFTPRLLEIYKERNIPINLNVRVKGVDTAAKQVHFEKIETVGDQKVYTPFVEDYDFLHFTPPMSAPDFVKEAGLGWTEGKLAADAWVMVDKETLVHKTYPNIVSLGDVAGIPTSKTSAAIRKQVPIAAKNLISLMEGKEPAEKYDGYAACPIVTDYGHVLLCEFDYKKEAKNSFPFTMLDTSKELWAAWLLKVYFLKPMYFYGMLNGWA, from the coding sequence ATGATGAAACACGAACTGGAAGATCAATTAAAGGCGTTTGAGAAGAAAGGTATCGACCGCCGCCACTTTTTCAAACTGATGGCAATGGCCGGGTTGCTGACCGCTGCAAGTACACAAAAGGCAAAAGCATTTTCAAGCAAAGCCAAAGGTAAAATTGTAATTATCGGCGGAGGTGCTGCCGGTATCAGTATGGCTGCCCGTTTAAAGAGCTGGTTGGACAAGCCGGATATCACTTTGATCGATCCCAGTGACCGTCAGTTTTATCAACCGGGCTTCACCCTGATCGCATCGGGTGTGTACCAACCGGATGATGTCTGGAGAAAGCAGGAGGACTGTATGCCCAGCGATATCAAATGGATTAAAGATTCTGTTGCCGCCGTCGATCCCGTATGGAATCAGGTAACAACTAAAAATAACGGAAAGATCGCCTACGACTTCCTGGTCTTGACTCCCGGAATCCAAATCAACTGGGAAAAGGTGGAAGGTATCACGCAAGCGACACTTGGACAAGGAAACGCCCATAGCATCTACGACTTCGAAGGTGCACAAAAGACTTGGAAAGCCATACAGGAATTCTCCAAGACAGGCGGACGTGGAATCTACACAGATACTTATACCAAGCACAAATGCGGGGGTGCTCCCAAGAAAATTTGCTTGTTGACAGAACATTATACCCGCAAGCAGGGTACACGCGAGACAGTGGACCTGAATTTTTACACTGCATCCAAAGAACTGTATGACGTGCCGTTTTTCACTCCCCGCTTGTTGGAAATCTACAAGGAGCGCAACATTCCTATCAACTTGAATGTACGCGTGAAAGGCGTAGACACGGCTGCCAAGCAGGTTCATTTCGAGAAAATCGAAACAGTGGGCGATCAGAAAGTCTACACGCCGTTTGTAGAAGATTATGACTTCCTGCATTTCACGCCGCCGATGTCTGCTCCCGATTTCGTAAAAGAAGCCGGCCTGGGATGGACGGAAGGAAAATTGGCCGCCGATGCCTGGGTGATGGTAGACAAAGAAACGCTGGTACACAAGACATATCCGAATATCGTTTCCTTAGGAGACGTAGCCGGAATTCCGACCAGCAAGACATCCGCCGCCATCCGCAAGCAGGTGCCTATCGCCGCCAAGAACCTGATTTCGCTGATGGAAGGCAAAGAGCCGGCAGAGAAATACGACGGATATGCCGCCTGCCCGATCGTAACGGACTACGGGCATGTACTCCTGTGCGAGTTCGACTATAAGAAAGAAGCGAAAAATTCGTTCCCGTTCACGATGCTTGACACATCGAAGGAACTTTGGGCTGCATGGCTGTTGAAAGTTTATTTCCTGAAACCCATGTATTTCTACGGAATGTTGAACGGCTGGGCATGA